A window of Clupea harengus chromosome 24, Ch_v2.0.2, whole genome shotgun sequence genomic DNA:
tacagcattttttcacacctgcctaaaacttttgcacagcaGTGTATATAATGTGTAGATTGTTTCATCTATTTTGCCTTATTCTCCTGCTACTCTAGAGTCCATTTGAGGTGGCAGTTGGATTCATCCACCCAGACACAGATGCTGACTGCCACTTTCTGTAAGTGGTGTcattaaaacatttatatttacatttagtcatttagaagatgcttttgtccaaagtgacgtacaagggacagaacagtcaagctacgagcaataaaaacctggtgtaacaataaatactactttacataagaagtAGAAACATGCGATTCCTCAACAGGTTGCTTTGTCAAGCGGTCCTGCTTAAATACCCAATGACAACCGAAATTGCTCTGTGAATATGTCCATTGATGAGTGGATTATTTGCAGAGGTGTTTTTGTTGCTGTCCATCACATTTCTTCTGTATCCGTAGATGGAGTTGAGTTGTTGTTGTAAATTACCGTACATGTAAATTGCATCACACGTGTttatggtattttttttttaaattcagggCAGAAGCTTGCTCTGACTGTTTCCATACATCGAAAAACAAAGAGGTAAAGTTCTGTACAAGTTTTTCAAAAGCTGTAAATGTTATATCGGAGTTCATACAGTCATTAGGATACAGTCATTAATAAAGATGGGGAAGATTAAgaacattttatattttgagATTTCAGATTAGTTGGTTGTTAGTTGATTCTGTCAGATTTgttaaccccccctcccctcttttgtACAGAGGTCTGTTTTTACCAGAATGGCTGTGGTGAAGGCCTTGGAGAAGATAACTGATAAGAAATTCCTCAAGTAAGTGACCTTGAGCGACACCAGGTGGTTCTTCTACATATTTCAATTCAAGAAAACAgtttgagaaaagaaaacatttgtgtaATGTCCTCTCTAATGTCTTAAAACATTCTGTTTCTCTAATTTCTTAAAACATTCTGTTTCTTCCGACAGCGAGTACCCTAGCCCTCCTGCAGGAGTAAAGACTGCATGCGTAGCTCAAGAAACAACATGTCTGCACCTGTCTACCTATGTGGCTGGTGAGTTTCTACTATTGTCTTCATCACCTTTGTAATTGTTGTAAGGATCAGGCTAGccttcaaggtgtgtgtgtagtttcataTATATCCGGCATTGCTCACAAACAGTATTGCCTCCAGCATTGATGAAATCCATTCACCATTTGTGTAGACAGTCGGCTATCTTTCCAGTCCTGTTTGTTACATTACGAGAAAGAATAATTTGTTACGTTGTTCAACATAAAATGACAAATCACTCGTAGGcattcacagaaaaaaactgcCTTTATTTCACGATGACAAGAAATATGCCATAGCACAAGGGTTCAGCATCTAATATCATATTGATCATATGCAATGGAACCAAAATGTCAAATTCGTCACATTTGGCGTCTCTGTCTTGCTGTTGCCAGGGCGATACAACAAGTTCTCGCGGACGCTGCCGCAGACGCCGTGGGTGATCGACGGCGAGAGGAGGATGGAGTCCTCGGTGGAGGAGCTGATTGCTGCGCCCCTCCTGACTGCCTTCAAGTGCGAGAGTGAGTGCCAGAGCAGGGGTCTCTCTGTAAATGCTGTATTTATGGAGGATCCTGTAATTTGTGATGTGTTCTTTACTAAGAGATGGtgtttgaatggctgtctggtgTCCTTAtggttcttgtgtgtgtggggttgcaGGTTTTAACTTCTCCTCGTCAGGAAGGGAAGATGTGGACGTCAGGACCCTGGGGAATGGTAGGAGGCACGCACTTATGAACCAGACCGCAAACCCTTGTGTGTTCCATATAGTCAAAGAGAAAAAGGTTGTCTGTCTGGTCATAGAAGAACCATTCAAATAGAACCCTCTAATTAGGGGTCTCTTTACAACCTGTTTTGAGTATTGGTGGACTATCTAAAAGTTTCAGGTGTGAAGATCTCTTTTTGACAGCAAAGTatcgtttaaaaaaataaaaaataattatttggaCACATTATCGATGGTTTTACATAGAACCTTTCAGAAGACAAGGAACCCATTTGTGGGGTAATACCCATCATTATGAAcaaatactcagtcttccatatTCTCCCACATTCACGGTTCCTCCGACCCATACTGTGTACCTGTACGCCTACTCTTACTTCAATGAAGTTTGTGCAACTCATTCTCTTAGGGCGGCCATTCGCTATGGAGCTGCTGAACCCACACCGATTAAAATTCAACAAAATGGAGGTCCGCCAGCTACAAGAGGTAACACAACTTGTAGCAGCACAAcataacacagcacaacaacaacaacacaaagacaACATCTAACGACTTGATATTTCAGGGAACATTGTGTGGAGACACGCTTTGGGAACTGaaatcaacatttttttttttttttttataaatcgtACATGTTTGTTTGGGCTTCtattgtgttgatgtgtgtgtgtgtgtgtgtgtgtgtcccatgacAGGAAATAAACCAGTCTTCAGATAAGATCCGCATCCGAGACCTCCAGTTGGTAACCAGGTACAGAAGCCGTGAAAACATCAACAAACCTTTCATAAGAAGCTTAGcattagcttagcttagcatcCCTAAGTGCTTGGAGGACTGCCCTTGACTTCATTTTAGGTGTCTAAcaattttgtaaatgtgtgggggtttctttcccctcccttcctctatctctccctgtgtgtgtgtgtgtgtgtgtgtgtgtgtgtgtgtgtgtgtgtgtgtgtgtgtgtgtctcaacagAGAAGCAATGGGTCAcatgaaggaaggagaggaagacaagaCCAAGTCCTACAGCGCCCTCATCTGGAGCCAGAAGGCCATAACCGAAGAGGACATCGAGTTCATCGGCAACATAAAGGTGACTCTAACTGTGCCTGTGTAAAACATGGAAACATCAGGCCCAGTGAGATTCATGTCCCTCCATGCACTGCGCAGCTAAGGGTGCCATAATAGTTAAAAGGTGTCTGACAACAGCATTGTCCGGCGGAACATCGTGGTtactgtaagataaattcagtttaggtatgaatttattaacattttatttctattaacaatgtatgcccattttaccagtataactaaaggcagttggaaaacaggtttcagacaaaggggcctaagataacattcaaagcacatgctttcaagtttagaatgaccagtgacataaattccaaggtcataaggcagcctgggcaggagacagatgagatagggaaactatctgtaagaagggaggatggagactcacagaaacataattgtcaggccagaaattacgactaaaacatgcaagtcacatAGAGGCGTATACCTGGAGGCCCCCAGGaagtaccatcagtgaagactggacttataACCACTTATTCTCACATGTAAAATTCAGAACGCcttctccagccgtgggtgacagagctgttgtgaactctgcatctccgactgaatcttgtccaatcctaaaaccagtaaactcaactgtatcaaaccaagtGCTGCGTGTGGCGGTCcgttactctgatttctctgtaaaccaacacgcaatTAATTTTAACTTAACATTACCCATATGGAATAGGTCTGTAAAGACATAGGAATAACATAGGAATCACACTTCATGTATAATACAGCATATCAATGTCATACACTTAGATGACACTAAGATAGgtcatatatataaaatatatatgctgcatatactgcatatacgtcatgtttgtgtgcgctcgtgtgtggtgtgtgtgtgtgtgtaggatctGGAGATTGCTCAGAAGACGCCACTGAGGGTCCTGCACCGGAGGCCACTGGCGGTGCGTCAGCGCGTCATCCACACCATGAGCACCAGCCACCTAAACCCACACCACTTCACCCTGCAGCTCAGGACACAGGCTGGCACGTATccttactgaacacacacacacacacacacacacacacacacacacacatgcacatgtacactcacatacactcacatacacacgtacacacacactcacgtacacacactgacacacacacacacacacgtacacacacccactgacacacacacacacacacacacacacacagccatgcatacacacacacacacgtacacactgacacacacacacacacacacacacatacaaatacacagacgATAAAAAGTCTGACTCACAAAGgcagaacacaaacagaaggCCACATGCTGGTATCATTCACTCACATCTGAATGCGCGTTTAGCGTGAAGGTAATTGTCGGGGGCCTTGACAAGATCCTTAACAGCCACGGCTCAGATACATAAAGGAGTTTGTGCACGGAGACTTTGGCCGCACCAAGCCCAACCTGGGGGAGCTCATGAAGACGGAGGTGGACATCCTGGAGCTGGacgtagaggtgtgtgtgtgtgtgtgtgtgtgtgtgtgtgtgtgtgtgtgtgtgtgtgtgtgtggacatcctggtgctgtgtgtgtgtgtgtgtatgtgtatatacgtgtgtgtgtgtgtgtgtgtgtgtgtgtgtgtgtgtgtgtgtgtgtgtgtgtctatatatatatatatatatatatatatatatatatatatatagacatccTGGAGCTGGACGGAGAGGTGAGATCCGAGATCGCGATCCGACTCCACGTCCTGCAGGAGTTTTAGCACCGAGATCCACTTCTGTGATCTTGTAACTTTGCCAGAATGGTGAACGGTACCTTTAACTAGCACGAGCAACACCAAAATCATGGGTTCGATTCTGAGGGATCACACATACTGATCAAATATTTGCCTTaactgtatttttgtgtgtgtgtgtgtggtttttaaaaaaaaaaaatgttttatgtgtgtgtgtgtgtgtgtgctttatgtgtatatatatttataaaaatatatttgttaTGGAATTGTATTGCGCTTCCTTGACACTAAATTTCCATTGTCACTTAGACATGTAATGGAGTGAAATTATTATGTTTTCCATGATGATGtttgatagagaaagagacagatgtgctgtgtgagatatggtgtttgagagagggagaggtataaagagagtgagtgtgtgtgtgtgtgtgtgtgtgtgcgctagacATGTAATGCAGTAAACTTAtgttttccgtgtgtgtgtgatttggattCCCTTTAGTCAGTCGACGTGGACTGGCCTCCTGCCATCCCAGAATAATCTCTCGGAATTCTGACCATATATGGCAGACAGCGAGGAACCCTGCATATCATCCAGCTCTTCCAGGCAAGCACAGTGAAGGGAATCAACAGTACGGACAACATGGGCGACTTCATTTCAAATACACGGATGGGACAGAACCCAGTAGATGAGTCAAGCCCATCTTATATGGCAAGCACTGTCACTGTAGTCCTGGTAGTCATGGTGATAGACATTCAGTGACACTTAGCTTAGTGATGGCAGCTAAGTATTAGTTACAACATGGttaataaataatgttttttctttcctcagTGTGAGAACAGTGTTTTGTACAGTCCCGATCGTCTGCTGGAAAAACacctttttctgtttgtttggatgATTTACGTTTCTGTCCAACCTGCATGTgcgtgaaacacaaacatgttatCGAATTAGGTCGCATCCAATAAAGAGGTTATTTTCCACCCAAGCCAGTGCAGTTGTCTGTGATTGATTATGGTTATGTACAAACATGGTATTACCTCGCAAAATCAAATGAAAGTTTTGTGAAACTCTAAGTTACTCGTAAGTGTACTATTTGATGTTCAGTGTTCTTCATTGCAAGCCTTTAAGTAGAATTGTAGTCACAAAATCTATAATTAAAAATAATGTAGGTATCCAGCCAAAATGAAAGTAACATTCATTTTGAATATTGTTAATCGTCAAATAATTGCGTCTTCCTGCTTTTCGTGACTTTTTAAATGCAAAAATATAATAAAGGTGTTACACTAAGTTGAAGTTTATAACTTTAGACCCATAACTCAAACTTTGTCCAATGCATAATAATCCATAAAGTTACGCAACTTTGATGTGGCATATTTCTATAGGTAGAACTCTATAAAACATTATCCAATCAGAAGTTTAGATTCATTGATTGCTCCCCCCAGGACCTATTTCATTGGACTGCGTGAAACATGGATAGCTGGCTGATAATTATGTCTTATGCTTTAAAATGTTTGTTGCTTTAAAATTACTTGAATTTTAACCTACTTCGAGGACTGGGGGTCTCTTGCTGATAGAATAGTGAAAGGTGATATAGCATGTATTCTTTGACGTACCTCTCTTCCATCCGATCTCGGAGTTGATATTGATCAGGAAGTACAGTTTGATTACCCAGAAATAGGTATACATCTGTTGAAATTTAAATTCTTGCTTTGATCATAGCAACCAAATCCTTTGAAACCTCAAGATTGCAATTGTTCTATGAACAACTGTTAACTCATGAGGTTAAATCTGAATCAAGGGTAAGGCATAGGACAAATCAAGAAAGGCACAGACAGACTTTTGAGTATTTTATTATAACTTAAAATAAATACTACCAAATGGCAATGCAAGACCACTACTGGATTCTTGCCCTAGTGTTTTGGTAAGAAAAATCAAAACAGGCGAAATGGACAAATGGAGAAAACGAGAACATACCAACCTCCGTCCatggagagacaaacgcttcAAGAAGGAGAACACTGTTTAGAACAGCATgagcaaaacaaataaacataaaaacaaataaaccaaaacaaaataaacctaTTACAATAAACAgtacaaaaaatacaaagagaagcaaggaagaaaaaaaaaataaacaagaccGTAGGCAACCTGATGTAGCGAAGGTCGTCTAAGACGAGGTGTTTTTGATGTCttgcagagaggaaaaaaacaacggAGAAAACATGATTCTGTGGTGCTGTGACCCAAAACTGAAAGTATGGACGGATCTGGGGGTATTCCAAGCACGTGCTTTAGTGACTAACCCAGATAAGTAAACTCTGAGTAAGTGGTAAAcgtcctaatagaagagccctatggctttgttttgttaaAGAATGatgccatagggctcttctattaggaggtttaccacttactcagAGTTAACTTATCTGGGTTAATCACTAAAGCACGTGCTTGGAATACCCCGCTGTTGTACCAGGTTAcctgtaggggggggggggggggcttgcaggtgggagagggggataaCCTTGGCAACCGTTTCCATGGTAAAACCACAAAACACcaacatttataaaaaaaaaaaaaaaagagagagcaaggatgAGGAAGctcctgttttatttttctttgtttccttCATTATGTGTTCCCCCTCACCCAAACTCATTTTATATCTGAAGTTGTGTGTCTAGCAgtattgtgtatttgtttgttctgttctttgcttaataacacccccctcccctgcccaaacatatgtttttgtatttttttcccccaccatgTTCTTTTTGTCAGCCCGGTATTCACATGACACAGTCACacgaatgaaaaaaaaaaagaaaagataagaAGGCATTGCATATGTACATCACCAATCACCAAACCCgaacagaaaaacaggaaattggaaaatgaggaggaggaaagaatgTCTTGGGAAGTCTTGGGGAATATCCCCTGGGCGTGCCATGCCATTTACGCAAGAAGTCCCACGCGCTCCCCAAGCCACCACCCCCCCGccgacccctgaccccctgCCCTATGAACCCAAGTCCAACTTTGAAATTACATGGCTCAGTGTCTGTCAGAGTTGGATGATCTCACAAACGTacgtacatacgcacacacacacacacacacacacactgcttccctAACCTgcccaaccaaccaaccagccCATGCCGACCGCCACGCTTACAGTATTTGGGTgtgtcttctcacacacacacgcacacgcacacctaccTCACATTTAGGGAAAAAAGTAACATGCGCTCCCctacatatgaaaaaaaaaaaaagaaaaccctcAATAGTCTTTCAAAATCTGCGATTTTCACTTGTAAATATGTCCTTTCAAAGGCTAAGACCTTTTGTATTAGTGTAACAGAGAGTAGTAGTGACACTGAGTGGCTCTCCCTGTCCCtgcagaaagaaagggaaagagagagaaagaaagagagaagataagagagagagagagagagagaggtgagagagagagaaggtgagagagagagagagaaggtgagagagaggtttacCTGTAGTAGAGCATATGATCGCTCTcagtttgatgcagtgttcTGAGGTGTGTTTGGCCTGAGTGTTGTCATACAGTGTCTGTCAGTCTGgtttgttttgagtgtgtttgtgtgtgtgtgtgtgtgtgtgtgtgtgtgtgtgtgtgtgtgtgtgtgtgtgtgtgtgtgtgtgtgtgtgtgggtgggtgggtttgtgtgtgtgtgggtgttattCCTGTAACATAAAACCTCTGCTTTAGGCTCTATATACTTCCAGAGAAcaaagaaaaatatgaaatagatTAAATTCAAACTCTCTATatttagttttgtttatttaactccctctctctattccgtctgtgttttgtttgttttttcccatTTTATGGAGAATGTTCCTTGTTGCCGTGACAACTGGGGCATGTGTGCTCCCAGGGTGTAAAGCCCCACCCTGCTGAAAAATGAAGTAGGGAAAAAAGTTGATGAAAAAAGGAGTCACCAGTGAGCCATCGCAGACTACAGCTAGACAACACTACCCCCAGACGCTTGAatcctgtctgtctatctgtcctgtctgtctgactatctgtctgtctgactgactgactgcacaCGTAAGGCAACATATTTGGTTTTGTTCCCCAATACGGCTCTTTTTAAAataagggagaaaagagaaaacaaaacaaaaaaaaatagctcaatatcaatactgatagatatttttttttaaataacaacaaaaaaaacttgttgtaaacaaatgttgaaaaatgtcacgagaatttttttttttccttttctttttttttttgtgtgggtggACTATCCTCAGTCGATCCCACTGTGCAAAACCCCCTTTTTTAAAGTCCCACTAACTGAGCCAACACAAAaaattataaaacacacacacacaaaacaaaaataaaacaaaaaataaaagttttttCCCTGGTCAATAAGCAagcacagagaaggagaaaagaggggagactTTTCCTAGCATGGCTACGTATTTTCCTGTAAGAAGGGGCCGGCTCAAATCACTCGCGTCCGCTGGCCGAGTATGAGAATTGTGGGAAGTGTGGTCTTCGTTCGTTGTCAGCCGCGTCCATTCCATCTTCATCAACTAagggaacagagaaagaaagagagagaaagaaacagaaagatggagaaagagaaacaaagagagagagaaacagagagagagagagagagagagaaagacaaagagagagagataattattaaaaaaaaaaaattgttgacAAAACCCCAATCATTAAAACCAATCAAACCAAATACAAGCAATATAAACCAATTCAGTAACGTAGCAAAAAATATGCAGATCATGAACGTGAGGCAAGCACTACCACCTAATGGAATGAGTAGGAAGAAGAACACAGCGGGATGGACTTCCTGTGCAGCCTGCTTCATCACCACTGCccttttatctctccatctctgcgtCACTCTCTCTGGCACGCCAAGCCACACGGCCCCAATGAGACGAGTGCGAATGCTGGGCTACCTGGCTTATATTGCGTCTATACGCTTGTGCTGGTGCTACCTGGCTTATATTGTGTCTATACGCTTGTGCTGGTGCTACCTGGCTTATATTGTGTCTATACGCTTGTGCGGTGCCTGGAACTGCTTATGAGATTCAGGGTGAGGTGaagacattcaattcaattcaattcaattcatatagtgccaaaacaataaaattgtctcaaggagctttacagagcccagtgcccggacccccttagagcaagcacattggcaacaggggcaaggaaaaactccctgttaagcaggagaaccacggcacataagggggtacccatctgcttgaggtcggccgagAGACATTAATAtgtggaggtcagaggtcagagtgaGTATGGGAGTGTCCATGGTAGTGAGTATGGGAGTGTC
This region includes:
- the pus10 gene encoding putative tRNA pseudouridine synthase Pus10, with translation MLPLKEKDRPIIQKLLDAGCCGRCILRFCCIGTQSAYRLSNEDLWKDLHAFVSNTEVASQTPSDDPPSKRIKLDSDGKADGGETEGVPMVTAEPTADGTESSVCVVCLGVLQDFCNPSFTKKISEVVKSEEYQFESLVLSVSLPAQLLVREHSCWLHIKKEVREKSMCLDKEDVIQVKEAFKWTVQSMLSETLGVPAVMKSPFEVAVGFIHPDTDADCHFLAEACSDCFHTSKNKERSVFTRMAVVKALEKITDKKFLNEYPSPPAGVKTACVAQETTCLHLSTYVAGRYNKFSRTLPQTPWVIDGERRMESSVEELIAAPLLTAFKCESFNFSSSGREDVDVRTLGNGRPFAMELLNPHRLKFNKMEVRQLQEEINQSSDKIRIRDLQLVTREAMGHMKEGEEDKTKSYSALIWSQKAITEEDIEFIGNIKDLEIAQKTPLRVLHRRPLAVRQRVIHTMSTSHLNPHHFTLQLRTQAGTYIKEFVHGDFGRTKPNLGELMKTEVDILELDVESVDVDWPPAIPE